Below is a genomic region from bacterium.
TGCTTTAAAGCAGCCAGTGAACTCCGCTCGCGAAGAAACACCCCGAAAAGAACTAAAAGATTTCTGAAGAGAAATCCCGGTAATATGCTTTCAGGATTCTTAAGAGGAGACCAATGAAGCACCTGAAGAAGGAATCGATTGCGAACGGAATGCCTGTTCACATCCGCAGTCAGCGCCTTACGTCGCTCAGGAGTCACCCTACGCACATGATATCCAAGTGCCTCGACATTGAGGTATCCGCGAACACCCAGCGACTGGGCGCGCAACGCCAGCTCAGCATCCTCTCGATAGGCGAAGAAGGCCTCATCGAACAGCCCTACTCGCTCGTCTGCTCCTGTCTTTAATTCCGGAAAAACCTCGTAGAGCTGCTCTTGATATTCATTGACAGGTAGCACCAAAGCTTCAATCGCCGCCCGTGGAAAGAGCAGGCAGGCTCCACTTCCCCCAACGATGAATCCCGAACACAACTCAACCTCCTGAAGCTTTCGCTCGGCATATCGATCAAAGTGTCGGAGCGTTGGGGAAAAGACGATTCCAGCAGAATCAATTATTTCGGGTTCTAACGGAGCCAGCGTCTCGCTCGCTCGTAGTAGCAACGGGGAGGCATATACCGGCACTTTTGATTCCAAGTTCTTTAACGAATCAAGTAATAATCCAAGACAATCTTCTTTTAGAGCGAGATCTGGATTCAAGACAAGCAAATAGTCAAAGTCTGCGGGCAAAAAACGAAATACTGCCTGATTATGTGCTGCAGAAAAACCAAGATTTATATCGTTGCGAAAGAGTGTAGCGTTGCCCTCACAACAGACCTGCTCGATAGAAGACGAATCGAATTGCTGAGAAGGTCCATTTTCTGTCACTTGAACAGCAACGGCGAAATCTCCAATCTGATTCCGAAGAGATTCTAATACGGCAGCAAGATAGGGATATGATTCATGAACGACAATATGGACCAGAACCTTCGTCATTCAAGAATCCTTATTATTAGCGATTCGCCCTAAATTCATCCCTTCCTATTCAACTACTCCCCAAGCGCGAACTCTACTTCGCAACATTTCATGCTCTTCAGCGATAGCCTTCGGAAGTTTTGCTCCTATAGTTGCCAAGAACTCCTTCTGAGAATCTACTTCCTTCTCCCATTCATCACGGGAAAACGAAAACAGCTCCTCCAAGTCTGCATCTGAAATATCAAGATCCGTCGTATTCATCTCACTTGGCTTTGGTTGGATGCCGAGGGGGGTCTCAGTCCCTGAAGCCAGACCATCAACTCTCTTTAAAATCCATTCAAGAACTCTGATATTCTCTCCGAATCCAGGCCAGAGAAACGAGCCATCAGCTGCTTTTCGAAACCAGTTCACATGAAAAATCTTTGGGAGCTTTGAACCTCCTCTCTCGCCGATATCCAGCCAGTGTTGAAAATAGTCGCCAGCGTGATATCCGATAAAAGGGCGCATCGCCATGGGATCATGCTTCAGCGCACCAACCTGACCTACGGCTGCCGCTGTTGCTTCTGATGCCATAGTAATGCCAACGAACGTACCGTGCTGCCAGCTCTTTGCCTCAAATACGAGTGGTAGGGTCGTTGCCCTCCTTCCACCGAAAATGATGGCATCAATAGGAACGCCGGCTGGGCTTTTAAATTCCTCAGATATACTTGGACACTGGGCGGCAGGGGCAGTAAAACGAGAATTCGGATGAGCTGCTTTTGAGCCAACTTCTGGACTCCATTCATTCCCAAGCCAATCTCGTACATGCTGTGGTGGCTGCTCAGTTAACCCTTCCCACCATGGCGTCATTCGATCGAGATCAAGTGCCGTGTTCGTAAAGATAGAGTTCGATTGTAGAGTCTTTATCGCATTCGGATTCGTTTGTTCTGATGTACCTGGTGCTACTCCAAAAAACCCATTCTCGGGATTAATGGCATACAGGCGTCCGTCATCGCCAAAGTTCAACCAAGCGATATCATCACCCACTGTCTCAATCTTCCAGCCAGCATCAACATACCCCTTAGGAGGAATCAACATTGCAAAATTTGTCTTTCCACAGGCCGATGGAAATGCAGCACAGACATAATGTTTCTTGCCAGACGGGTTCGTCACGCCAAGAATAAGCATGTGTTCAGCTAGCCACCCTTCCTTCTTTGCTTGCGCCGAAGCAATACGAAGAGCAAAGCACTTCTTGCCCTGCAGAGCATTCCCGCCATAGTTTGTATTTACGCTGATAATCTCGCAGGTATCGGGAAAGTGCGCGATGTACCGTTCTTCCGGATCCAGGTCCGCTACTGCATGAACACCCCTGACGAAATCGGTATCCCCTTCTTTTAAGTGCTGAAGAGCTACGTCACCAATCCGGGCCATGATCCGCATATTTGCAATAACGTAGAGCGAATCAGTAATTTCGAACCCGACTTTTGAATACGGCGATCCCTCAGGCCCCATGAGGTAAGGAACCACGTACATGGTTTTGCCCGACATCGAATTCTTCAATAAGCCATTGAGCTTCTCGCGCATCGCCCCAGGTTCCATCCAATTATTGGTAGGCCCACACTGATCTTCTTGTTCAGAACATATAAACGTACGACCCTCCACTCGGGCTACATCATTCGGATTAGAGCGCGACCAGAAACAGTTTGGATACTCTTCTTCGTTAAGCGGGATAAAGGTGCCATCTTCAACGAGCTCAGCGTTAATGCGACTTGACTCTTTTTCATCACCTGTGATCCAGACAACATTCTCTGGATTGACCAATAGACGAATAGACTCAACCCACTCATGAACAGCACTGTGCCTTTGCCCATTCGCAGCAACCTCTGAGCTAGCGAGAGTTGAAGCTGATTCTTGCATACCGAACTCCTTTTTCGTTCTTGCACCACAACAAGAGAAACTAACCATATACTACGCAGATAGGGAGAGAAGGCAACGAAATGAGCCCGTTTCATTACCAGAAGCACGCAGATTAGACGGGAAAAGCGAAGAAAGTCCTGATATTACTCCTGAAGCATTCTCCTTTGAGACGCTATATTATGAACTCGCAACCATAACGGCACCCTTGAATTCAATGCCTGAGCGATAATTTTTCCAACATGTGCGGTTAAGATATCCCGTTCTGTCACCTCCTGCTCTAATGGCAACTTTAAAAATCCTTTTCGCGAGGCTCCAATGTAGAGAGGTCTTTGAAATTCACAAAGGCTATCGATTTCTCGAATAATCCGCCAAGAGTCTTCCGCACTATCACTAATAAACTTTCCCATCCCTGGGTCGAGAATTATCTGCTGTTCGGCAACTCCTGCCGCGATTGCCTGCTCAATCTTCTCGGAAAAAAAGCGCTTCACCGACTCAATGATGCACGGATAACTTGCCTCGCGGAACGAGTGATCACGCTCACAACGCGAAAACATCATGACATACTGAACATGACTTCCAGCAATAACGCTAAACATCTCCGGATCTTGGCCCGCCAGAACATCATTAATCATCATTGCTCCATGTTCGATAGCAAATTGAGCCACAGAAGCATGATGAGTATCGACAGAAAAGGATACGCCGTCAGGTAAGGCATGAAGAAGTGGCGTAATCCGCCGCAGTTCTTCCTCCTCTCCGACACAGACAGAGCCCGGACGAGTGGAATCTCCCCCAATATCAATAATATCTGCACCCTCCGCCATCAGCTGATGAATTC
It encodes:
- the folP gene encoding dihydropteroate synthase yields the protein MVADSKVCVHFVTLLSILLLKAGNKMKPLHLVGIINMTPDSFSDGGECENLGRALERIHQLMAEGADIIDIGGDSTRPGSVCVGEEEELRRITPLLHALPDGVSFSVDTHHASVAQFAIEHGAMMINDVLAGQDPEMFSVIAGSHVQYVMMFSRCERDHSFREASYPCIIESVKRFFSEKIEQAIAAGVAEQQIILDPGMGKFISDSAEDSWRIIREIDSLCEFQRPLYIGASRKGFLKLPLEQEVTERDILTAHVGKIIAQALNSRVPLWLRVHNIASQRRMLQE
- a CDS encoding phosphoenolpyruvate carboxykinase (GTP), producing the protein MQESASTLASSEVAANGQRHSAVHEWVESIRLLVNPENVVWITGDEKESSRINAELVEDGTFIPLNEEEYPNCFWSRSNPNDVARVEGRTFICSEQEDQCGPTNNWMEPGAMREKLNGLLKNSMSGKTMYVVPYLMGPEGSPYSKVGFEITDSLYVIANMRIMARIGDVALQHLKEGDTDFVRGVHAVADLDPEERYIAHFPDTCEIISVNTNYGGNALQGKKCFALRIASAQAKKEGWLAEHMLILGVTNPSGKKHYVCAAFPSACGKTNFAMLIPPKGYVDAGWKIETVGDDIAWLNFGDDGRLYAINPENGFFGVAPGTSEQTNPNAIKTLQSNSIFTNTALDLDRMTPWWEGLTEQPPQHVRDWLGNEWSPEVGSKAAHPNSRFTAPAAQCPSISEEFKSPAGVPIDAIIFGGRRATTLPLVFEAKSWQHGTFVGITMASEATAAAVGQVGALKHDPMAMRPFIGYHAGDYFQHWLDIGERGGSKLPKIFHVNWFRKAADGSFLWPGFGENIRVLEWILKRVDGLASGTETPLGIQPKPSEMNTTDLDISDADLEELFSFSRDEWEKEVDSQKEFLATIGAKLPKAIAEEHEMLRSRVRAWGVVE
- a CDS encoding glycosyltransferase family 2 protein, with translation MTKVLVHIVVHESYPYLAAVLESLRNQIGDFAVAVQVTENGPSQQFDSSSIEQVCCEGNATLFRNDINLGFSAAHNQAVFRFLPADFDYLLVLNPDLALKEDCLGLLLDSLKNLESKVPVYASPLLLRASETLAPLEPEIIDSAGIVFSPTLRHFDRYAERKLQEVELCSGFIVGGSGACLLFPRAAIEALVLPVNEYQEQLYEVFPELKTGADERVGLFDEAFFAYREDAELALRAQSLGVRGYLNVEALGYHVRRVTPERRKALTADVNRHSVRNRFLLQVLHWSPLKNPESILPGFLFRNLLVLFGVFLRERSSLAALKQVCVLWKRAWARRRYLKSACLERPQSYV